ACACAGTCATCCCACTTTTCAGAATGTATCTAACAGAAGTGAAAACAAATATCCACATAAAAACATGACCTCAATGGTTCATAGAGGCTTTATTCACATTAACCAGTACTGAAAACAACTCAAGCCTCCACTGTCTGATGAATAAACAGGCTGTGATAATTCTGCAGAATCTATATTACACGGAGTCCTCCATaatacagaggaagaaaccacGGACACCCGAAACACGTGCATTAACTTCAAAGTATCTgattaagtgaaagaaaacaaacacaaaggacTACATGAAGTAAGactgcatttatataaaatgcaagaaaatgcaaattacccTGACAGGAAACACATCAGTGGTTATCAGGGGctgaggcaggggagaggagagcatTTGCTGCAAGGGAGCACAACAGttctaagaaaatggaaatactgtAAACCATCATAGCGGTGCTGGCGGCTACGTGAAGGGACACAGGTGTCAAAACTCAAGCAGCACTACCTTAAATTGTCCATTGTGTGTACCTTGTACATCAATACAATGGATTTAAAATATGGACACAGGCATACCAATCTACGTAAAGGATCTCTCTTTGGAAAGCAGCTTAAAGCCTATTTCAATACATGACgatcatttcagaaaaaaacacgTTTTAAATTCTCCAAGTTTCTACTTTTCTGATGCTTTAAAGCAGACCTCTAAATTTCtctttaagtaataaaataaacaaccaaGAGTGTGTCCCCGGAGACCCTAACTTTCTAACTGTGAGTAGTTACTGCCACTCTGATGTTCTGAATGCAGTAATAATCATTAACCTTTTTTTACGCCATAGTCCCAGGTGCCACTGTAAGCCAAATCTCTGAAGGTGAGCGCCAGATCTCATTAAACACCGCAGTTCACCCCGATGGAGCACTTTCGTAGAGGCAGAGTCAGGCGATTCCTGCAGAAAGTAAGTGAAGGTGGTGCTATGTGAAATCAAGTCACGGGACACCTGATGGATGAGCAGGGGTGACCTAAGCAAGGGTGACAGTTTAGAGAGATGCTTCAGTGCATGCAAACATGAATTCTTCTGACAGTCCAGATGGATCCACAGAAGAACTTGAAATTCACTcagtacacaaaaattaaattcttgaagcgaagaaaggaaaaaaaaaaaacccagctgaaATTTGGGCAGAATTCAGTCACTTTTGCCAGAATAGAAGTCAGGGGACCTGCTGATCTGGCTGCGGTAACTCCTCCATTCACCACCAaacctccctgctctgcccttccTGACCACCATGTGCAACAGGGTACATGGGACTTGGAACTCAGAGCGATGTGCTGACGTTCACAGGAACGTGAACAGATACTGCAACGCTGGACTTCTCCCTGGTGTAAGTCCAGACTTCACTTTTGCTGTGGGCATCCGAAAAGGAACTAAGAGAAAGCCACAGACGTTATGGAAAAGGACAGTTTTTCATTCAGAGGAAGAAGGATGGACTCTGTAAGCAAACACTGAATAACCACTTGGTGTGGTTTGGAAAGGGGATTAGTTACCACCCGGGGAAAAGTCTCAGACTAGGACTGAGATTTACACAGAATTCAACATTGAAGCAATCACAGAATTGACAGAAAAATGGAGGGAATGCAATATGGAAAAAAGCCCACAAAGCTTGAGTTTCCTAACATACCCGAATAGAGAAAACACAATGTGCTACAAAGAGTAGGAGGTAAGTATACTTTATTATGCAATTATCCATATTTATATGGTAAGCAGTCTGAGTCTCACTAAATTtgtttacatgtatattttatgaaTTAAGTATAACTACTGCTCTCCCCAAAACTATAGTGAAGGCAGCTGTCAAGTATGATAGCTTTACTCTAAGTATGTAAATGAAAGTCTTTAATGTACTCAGCTTGCAATTAAGCTTTGTCCCATTTTACTGACAGCAGCAAAGATCCCAAGATATCTctaatccccaccccccactgccacATCTCAGTCCTTTTCTGTTCCTCCTGCCCCATCCTGATGTTCTTAACAAACATGTACTGAACACCAGGTCCACATACATCACTGTAGACATAGGCTCTAGCTGAGTCTGTCCCTGTTGTCATCCTCATTTTAGAAAACACATAAGACACAATGTTTAGGAGTGTCATGAAAGATCCAAAACCACAATGGCCAGTTTCTTTTCCATTAGTCCCCATTTTTCTGACTAAATCGGAATCTTGAAATGTGCCACTGGGCAAGTGAatgctacctttttaaaaaaagatatttacttatttatttgacagagagacagagagagatgtcacaagcaggcagagagagaggggaagcaggctccctgccgagcagagagcccgatgtgggactccatctaaggaccctgagatcaagacctgagaggaaggcagaggcttaacccactgagctacccaggctcccctgatgCCACTTTTTAAGGACCCACAAATGGTAATGAAGAACAATCTGCCCCCCAAATGAAAGCCTTAACTTGACAAGGTTATAATTAAATTCTTAGACGCAGATTGTCATAATCCAGAACCTTTCCCCCAGGACAGGAGCTCAGCAGGGCACGGAGGTCATCtagagaagacagacacaaagcCAGCTTGTTCTCCCCTATCATGAAGTTAAGTGACTCCCCGAGGAGAGCAAGGCTACATCTTTCCCTCTTCTCAGCATTTATTTGACCGAAATACAGCAGAACAGAAAGCTCTCGATGCCTTTTTTCCTATATGACCTCATGGCAACCACGGCCAACAGCAACCCCATTTGTGTCCGACCATCCTAGAATCTTGTTTAAAAATGGCACCGAGCTCTTGCAGATCCCAACCTGTCTAACTTACAacaccgggggtgggggtggggatcaaGCTCCTCTCAACGTCATCAAAGAAGAACTACCcaggaaggaaaatggagaaCTTCGGGGAGATTGGGAAACGATTGGCGAGATAAATGGAAGGAAGAGTGGGACGGATGATTGGCAGCTGCGGGAAACTCCACCTCCGTCTGCCTTGACACCTGCTCCTCTCCAGTGGGGGCAGtgaggaaggtgggaagggggaAATGAAAGGGATTTCAAAGCATTCCCACTTGTCCACAGACCATGCTCGCTTCTGTGTCTGTATTAGATCTCAGCAACATTAACACGCGTCCACCCAGATATGGTTGATATGGTTATGCCTTTCTGTGCCGTAGTAATCAGTCAGGAAGTGTAGGACCTGGGTGCAGgagcagtggggggagggtgAATGTCACAATACTTATGGTGCAAGGCAACCGACAGTACAAGACCCCATTTCAATAGATCAGCCCCTTTGAGTGCCTTTGATAACTTAAAAGCAATCGATGTTTGGAATAAATGGATGGGAAATACAAATAATGAGCAACTACAAGGGCCGGAAAAGTCTCAGCAAAATTTTCAAATGGAAATTCattcaggaaaagaaaggggggaatCCTTAAGGCAAAAAAAGGCTTTTCCCAGACAGAGTGCCTGGGAAAAATGATTTCCTTTCAGGAGGACCTCGGTGGCTTCAAACCTAGAGGGATCGTAGCTCAGGTTCTTGAATTGGTCATTTGCACATAAAACCAAAGAATTAGCCACAAAGTAAAACACCCAAGGACACAGCGTCAACGGAGTTACACAGGCATGCACTAGAGGTTCCCCGAAGTTGAGCACTATTCCGAGAGGAGCATTCCAAACACCGCCCATCTGCAGCCACTTTCTTGCACTACTATTAACAGACTCATGTCCCAGTTGCTGAAAAGAACATAAGGTATACGAGACCTGTAGAAGAGGACCTGTAAAACATGCGCAGGTGGGGAATGGGAGGTGAAATTTCTGTTATTCTTTTAGAAGCTGCCATATACATGACATTGCAAAGAACAATGATTATTTTcccaaaagacattttcaaatgcatGAAGTAGGTTATGCAAATTATGAAGCATGCATCGTGTACCTACTTGCACTGTCACTGTGTAGACCTCAGAAACTCCAGTTTCTGCTCTCCTATGTGGCAATACATGAAGGGTTGAaataatgtggagaaaaggaactcaACTTTTATTAATATTCCTTTTGTCCTTTTGCAACTTGACTGTCTGGATTCTCAGTTAAGTATTCTCTCTTCTCAGGCACAGAACTGACCTGGGAAAACAGGAGACCAGGAAGAatgaaagggagaggggaaggagcacTGGGTCAGAGAGAAAAACCATCATGAAGACCAGAGTTTAATGGGACCACAGAGGTAATTTCATTcaaccaaaaattttaaatatgagaaTCCTGCGGTGAGAAAAGTCGTGTCATTTACCCAGGGTCCTACCTGTTTTACAGTGAGTGAAATGACTCTTGACTCTTCATCTAAAGCTTTTACTACTTCATCTTTAGCACTGACATTCAGGGTTGAAAACTTATTTTTgctaattttcttctctgtaattttctttttttcacagacGTGCTGCCCGCTGATATTGCGTGCGATGGATATGCAGAATCAGACCAcagtcactgaatttatcctgACTGCCTTCCCTATGATCCCAAAGCTTCAGATCTCCCTCTTTGTGGTCCTCCTGTTTACTTACATGCTAACTCTAACGGGAAATACTGTCATCATTTCCTTAATCTGGGCTGATAATCGCCTCCAAACCCCAATGTACTTCTTCCTCagtaatttgtcttttttggacatttcatacacTACCTCAGTTACCCCAAAGCTGTTAGCCTGTCTCCTAGAGGACAAGAAGACCATATCTTTTGTGGGCTGCATCACCCaaacatacttcttttttttcttggggaCAGTGGAGTTTATCCTCTTGGCGGTGATGTCCtttgaccgctatgtggccatctgtaacccCCTGCGCTATACTATCATCATGAACAGCAGGGTCTGCCTCCAGCTGGTTCTGGGCTGCTGGGTAGGAGCCTTCCTCTCAGTACTGTGCCCAACTATTGTGGTGTCCAGACTGCCTTATTGTTACAGAGAAATTAGTCATTTCTTCTGTGACATTGCCCCCCTGCTACAGGTGGCCTGCATAGACACTCATTTCATTGAGATGATAAACTTTCTCTTATCCTCCCTTGTCCTTCTGACCTCCCTGGTACTCACTATTGTGTCCTACACCTACATCATCTCTACCATCCTGCGCATCCCCTCAGCCCAAGGCCGTCGGAAGGCCTTTTCCACCTGTGCTTCTCACATCACAGTTGTGTCCATTGCCTATGGGAGCAACATCTTCATGTATGTGAGACCCAGCCAGAGTCACTCACTAGAATTTGACAAGGTGACGGCTGTCCTCACCACAATGGTGACCCCTCTTCTGAACCCCTTCATTTATAGCCTGAggaatgaaaaagtaaaagaagtttTGAGAGACGCAATCCACAAAATTATGTCCTTATGGCACAAGAAAACTTGAACCTTATTGCACAGAACGGCTTGTAAGTTTGTTTGCTAATAATGACTATATTCGGCACTTGGACTCCATGTGGAGGAAAGCATGCTTGAAGACAATAAAGTCAAAGATTTGTGGGTACACATGAAGAGGCTTCTTGCCACATCAGAAACCAGGTATTACAGTCAACGTCCAGAGCAGGCAATTCAAGCacagagaaaataatacattttaaaccCTATTATTGTACTGTCTCACACACAGATTTcatgaattaatgaaaaatacaaaactgaagTCAGAAAACCTGATTTGTAAGCCTGGGTGTATTGCTTTTTTATCACATGACACTTACACTATCTGaactctcatttttctcattggtACAGTAGGAAATACTTCAcagttcccccccccctttttcttttatggtctTACTCTAGATGATCTAAGAAAGGCAACCACAGATAATTGTAAGTTAATGCTTTCTCTAGGTATTAGGATGATGCAAGATAGTTGACTTCATCCCTGATAGCTAAATACCCtagaaaataatagtaataatagtaataacaacaaaaacaaggaagAGCAGTAACCTACCCCAGCATTTGTATAGTGTGCTTAAATTTGAGCTTTTATGTTGATATACATGGAGTTTGTAAGAATATAGATTTTAAATCACCTGAGTTCAAAATCCTAATTCCTGGAAGGAGGATCTGATTGGTGCAACTGACAAGAGATGTCCTCTCCTGTTCATTTCTTTGTAAGAGGAAAGATTGGCAAGGAGTTAAGTTGCCCTCAGTCCTTACCACCATGGAACCCGTGCTATGGGGATGGGTACTCTGAACAACATGGTAAAAACAGGAACAAGACCATAGGCATTCCTAAGAGCAAAAGAATTATGGCTAGTGTGGTCATTAATCTTCTAGCTACATGGACGATGACTGAGACCCTAAACTGGCATGGAATCTCTCATGGACAAGCAGATAGAGAAAGTGCTACCTTAGGAACGGTCTCAGAATACTATGGAAGAACCCAGTGTGTCATAAGGTATTGTAACGAACAAATGTTTCCAGATTGGAAGAACATAGAACAATGTCACCAGGGCTGAAGCAGTCATATAAGGATCTGGTCTGTACTCATTATCAGACACTCCAAAAGATAAGATTTGGAAAGTTACCGTatcagtttcctattgctgccataacaaatttgGCAGCTGAAAACGACTCAGTTTTATCATCTGACCTTTCTGGAGGTCACATGTCCAAAATCTGTTTCTACTCATCTGGAGTTGTTGACAGAATTCCCTTCCTTGAAGATGTGGGCCCAAGGTCCTGCTTCCTTGCTGCTATCGGCCAAGGGCcatttccagtttctagaaggTACTTCAGCTCTTGGCTCATCGaccccttccttcatcttcaaagccaacaatAGTGGGGCGAGTATCTCACAAGTTCAaacctctcttctttccctctctttccaacTTGGCTTGACAATGTTCTCCACTTCTAAGGACTCTCTTAATTGGATTAGGCCCACCCCAATATCCAGGATATTATCATGGACTCAAGGTCTTTTTCCTGAATACATTTGCAAAGTCCCCTCTGCCAAGTcaagtaacatattcacagattctgGGGGATTAGGACATGAATATCTTCAGGTGCCATTACTCTGCTTGTCAGCATTGGTTTGCTAGAGGTAATGACccaggaaagcaaaaataaagaacagaacacAATAGGATTATTTTGAGCCAATACTCATTCCGAAACTCCAAGTTTCATCGCTTAAAGCAGAAGAGTTTACAAATCCCAGAATGTGAAAGACTAGTGAAAAGCAGCAACATAGGAAAGACATGTATGGACTAGCTACATGTGTTTTTATTGAAGTCATCGTGAGGTAATGACGAACATAGCTATCCCTTTGTGCTGTTTCACTGTTTTCATGAGTGCCCATCTCACTCGGAAGCTCTGGTCTGGTATCACGAACACAGAAAAGAACATCCTGAGCAAGTAAGAGAATTCAAACACAATTTTGGTACCCAAAATTATACCTGGCCCCAGGTGGGGCCGGGcttgaaactgaaaataaaaaagacttgatgaggggcgcctgggtggctcagtgggttaagcctctgccttcggctcaggtcatgatctcagggtcctgggattgagccccgcattgggctctctgctcagcagggagcctgcttaccccctctctctctgcctgcctctctgcctacttgtgacctctgtcaaatacataaataaaatctttaaaaaaaaaaaaaaagacttgatgaactctgaaaaataacataaatatactgTTTTGCCTTGATGTTGATTACTATTCTTTTGATCAACATTGTTAGAACACAAGATAATAATATCTATCAGTTTCTACATTGACTCTAGTTAGTTACTTGTCCCAAATTTGGAGACACCTGGGAAGGCGCTTACTTTTCTCATAGTATGGGTCCTTTTAATGAGGCCCCAGTGTCACTGACCAAAACTAACTCTTTTGGTTGCCGCTGACTAATCTGGCCTTGGCCTGGGAACCTTCAAGCCCTCCACCCATAGACTTTAATGAAAGGATGTGCcccagggcctgcttctccctccaagagtgcccctccccaacccagccATGCCATGGATCTCCTCCAGGACCCATGAGTAATAAACTCTATGGTAATTCTTTTGCGGTCTGTTGAATTGCAGCTCACCATCTGGTCCCCTTTGCTCCAGTTAGGAAATGGTAACTTGACAAATTAATAACAAGGTGGTACCACCACAAACAGCAATTTGCTTCATTTTTGAAATGTACTAAGAAGTGGttgttcgtgtgtgtgtgcgtgcgtgtgtaacACTTCAGAGGTATGTACTTTGTCTGAGATCCTTAAAAactctttattaaataaaattttggtggGTATCTGGGTAGCCCatttggttaaacgtctgccttcagctcaggtcatgatgatcccAGGGGCGGGAGATCCAGACCTGCActggtgtccctgctcagcagggagcctgcctcttcctcttctcctccacggcctcctcctgcccctccatcctgtacccctccccctcccctcccctcccctcccctgctcatttgCTTGGgagctctctcttaaataaataaaatcttcaaaaacaaaaaggttaacagtgaaaatatattaattactaAAACTAAAATACCAggacaaaaaatatattaatcaCTAAAATTTGTATAACTGGAAAGAGCTTATGCATTATCGTTTTCaacattatctctttttttttttttttagattttatttattcatttgacagagagagagagcacaagtaggtagagaggcaggcagagagagagggagaagcaggcttcccgatgagcagatagcctgacgtggaacttgatcccaggaccctgagatcatgacctaagccgaagacagaggcttaacccactgagccatccaggtgcccctacattatcatctttttaaaaagggggctTACTTTCTCCAAATACTGAAAGTAGGAAAGCACATTAATGAATGAATCCCTAGTTAGCTGTAAACAATAACCTTGGGGCAGGCCTACAGTCCAAgatgataaatgatttttttaaataaaagattttaggggcacctgggtgggttaagcctctgactttggctcaggtcatgatctcagggtcctgggatggagccccatattgggctctctgctcagaggggagcctgcttccccttttctctctgcctgcctctctgcctacttgtgatctctgtctgtcaagcaaataaataaaatcttaaaaaaaatacatacttctgAAATAGTaccatacatatgtacacacagacATAATCACCTTTTAGTACATTTCAAGAATGAAGGAAATTGCCATATATGGTGGTACCACCTTGTTATTAATTTATCAAGTTAacgtttctttttttctaagactctttttatttatttatttgacaaagagaggcagagagagagggaacacaagcagggggagtgggagagggagaatcacgcttcccgctaagcaggaagcctgacaagtggctcagtcccaggaccctgagatcctgggatctaagccaaaggcagacgcctaacaactgagccacccaggtgcctccaagtTAACATTTCCTAATTGGAGCAGAGGAGACCAGATGGTGAGCTGCAGTTCAGCCGACTGCAAAAGGAATTACCATAGAGTTTATTACTCATGGGTCCTGGAGGAGGTCCATGCCATGTCTGGGGTGAGGGGTCACCCTTGGAGGGACAGTATGGAGAACAGGCCCTGGGGCACATCCTTTCATTAAAGTCTATGGGTAAAGAGTTTGAGGGTTCCCAGACCAACGCCAGATTAGTCAACTGCaaccaaaagagagagttttggTCAGTGACACTGGGGCCTTATTAACAGGGCCCATAaagggaaggggctgggaggCGGGGAAGATGGGTGAGCACAAGGGCTGTTGGGGTGGTCATGTCAGAAAGTCACATGTGTTTGTGACTCTGCAGGCTGCATGTGCTTGCATGAGGGGACTAATAGCAGTTTAACATCACAGCAGGCTACTGGGCCAAATGGGGGCCAAGGCAGCAATACCCCGGAGTAGCTTAGCTAAACTCTTGACCACCGATAATAAATAATTTACGTGTTTCACTGCAGCCTTTGAGAATCTTGTGATGTAATTGAGGTGTATGTTCACAGTTATTGTCACCGAAGCCTTTTTTACGACTGAGTCAGGAGGAAGGACTATGTAGGAATTAGCTGGCAAGGGGAAGGAACACAGAATTCATTACATACAACAGGGGTTCTCTGGTTGGGTTCCCTGTGTCCACAGCTGGAGGGATATAGTTTATCTAGCAAGTGGATGTTGTTTGACATTTCTGCAGGTTATTTTGAGCTGTTCCCCCTTCTATCCCCATACTGAAGAGGAGTAGTTTAAATACCTAGTCTTAGTTGAGTATGGGAAAAGTAAACATCtttccaggtgcccccaaatttgggACAAGTAACTAACTAGAGTCAATGTAGAAACTGATAGATATTATTATCTTGTGTTCTAACAATGTTGATCATAAGAATAGTAATCAACATCAAGGCAAAAcagtatatttatgttatttttcagagttcatcaagtctttttttttttttttaaagattttatttatgtatttgacagaggtcacaagtaggcagagaggcaggcagagagagagggggtaagcaggctccctgctgagcagagagcccaatgcggggctcaatcccaggaccctgagatcatgacctgagccgaaggcagaggcttaacccactgagccacccaggtgcccctcatcaagtcttttttattttcagtttcaagCCCGGCCCCACCTGGGGCCAGGTATAATTTTGGGTACCAAAATTGTGTTTGAATTCTCTTACTTGCTCAGGATGTTCTTTTCTGTGTTCGTGATACCAGACCAGAGCTTCCGAGTGAGATGGGCACTCATGAAAACAGTGAAACAGCACAAAGGGATAGCTATGTTCGTCATTACCTCACGATGACTTCAATAAAAACACATGTAGCTAGTCCATACATGTCTTTCCTATGTTGCTGCTTTTCACTAGTCTTTCACATTCTGGGATTTGTAAACTCTTCTGCTTTAAGCGATGAAACTTGGAGTTTCGGAATGAGTATTGGCTCAAAATAATCCTATTgtgttctgttctttatttttgctttcctggGTCATTACCTCTAGCAAACCAATGCTGACAA
The genomic region above belongs to Neovison vison isolate M4711 chromosome 7, ASM_NN_V1, whole genome shotgun sequence and contains:
- the LOC122914003 gene encoding olfactory receptor 6M1-like, encoding MDMQNQTTVTEFILTAFPMIPKLQISLFVVLLFTYMLTLTGNTVIISLIWADNRLQTPMYFFLSNLSFLDISYTTSVTPKLLACLLEDKKTISFVGCITQTYFFFFLGTVEFILLAVMSFDRYVAICNPLRYTIIMNSRVCLQLVLGCWVGAFLSVLCPTIVVSRLPYCYREISHFFCDIAPLLQVACIDTHFIEMINFLLSSLVLLTSLVLTIVSYTYIISTILRIPSAQGRRKAFSTCASHITVVSIAYGSNIFMYVRPSQSHSLEFDKVTAVLTTMVTPLLNPFIYSLRNEKVKEVLRDAIHKIMSLWHKKT